AGATTTTCTGTCAAAATTGAAAATCAATCTTAAGCCAAAAAACTTAAGATTCCATCTCTATTCTGTACTGATTATATCCTGtacatatagaaagaaaatagaaatgtaaacATACAAGAGAAGATAGGTTGTAGGAAGGCACTCAGAGACAAGGTTCCTAGCTGTCCTGTCATATCAGGAAAGACAGAACGATTGAcagaaaagaatacaaagaatACTAGCAATACAGATTATTTACTAACTCCCATTCGATTTAGGAAAAAATAGGGAGGTTATAAGAGGAGAGCCACAACCAACCCGAAGATTAGTGTACTTCCTGACTTCATCCTTAGCAGGACAGGTAAACTACCAGGACAGATAAACTCTGAGAAATACGGATAGGTTTTACAGTTACCCTCAGAATAGAATCAAAAGGCTGTCAGGCATTCTGATAGGCTATGCAGTTTTGGATTAGTACTATTCCTGGTTTCATATTataatcctatttttattttcttttttcttatctgtatctGTTCCTTGTAATTAATCTTATGAAGCTGCcttaaatttgggggttttttttgtgggggggggattatgtttatttatttatttattggaggtacaCAGAATggacccaggacctggtgcttgctaagcacgtgctcttccactgagctataccctccccctgccttaAATTCTTGTTTAAATAAGATGAAATACCTAAAAATATATGCAGAGGAATCTAAGCAAGTTCATTGGCAGTCTGTCATATCAGGAGGGGGGGGGAAGTAGTAGATTGGGAACATGATTAATACCCAACAGtagattatatatttaaagaatactGCAACTGGCAAGAAGTTAATAAAGCAAAATCGTGCAACTTTTTGTGCACCACACATAAATCTTGGAttactatattcattttcattctgtaaaGTTGGTATCTCGTCAAGAATCTTTGAatgatgaatttgtttttttttttctgacaggcAGAATTTctgactttcattaaaaaaatttcctggtAAGAATATATGCTTACCAGAGGGTAGAGTGGGTGGGAAggattaaattgggagtttgaaatttgcagatactagctaatacatataaaatagataaacaacaagtttctactgtatagcacagagaactatattcagtatcttgtagtaacctataatgaaaaaagaacatgaaaacgaatatatgtgtgtatatgtatgactgaaacattatgctgtaccccagaaattgacacaacattgtaaactgactagacttcaagaaaaacaggatgcaaaaaaaagtacagaatagacaccaaaaaggaaaatgagttcTGTATCAAAAGTACTATTGCAAAATCATATCTTAGaacgtttttatttttaattttttccttagaataaTTGAAAAAACCCTCAAAGTTAGTATTGTATTTACCTCCAACAAGCTCCTCTAGACTTGGCACATGGAAAGAATACTCAGCACaagccattttctttcttcctcaggtGCGAGGATGTAGAAAATAAAGCTACTGTGGGCTAATTATCACAAGAGTTCACGGTGCACGGAGCGTGAACAGCTACTGCTCTGGAAAAGAAAGAGTTCAGTTACATAAAGAGGGCCAAAGGGCATTTAGGTTTCTGTCCTCACAAAAAAGCAACCACAGCTTATAGTATTTAATATTCCAAGTGAGAAATGCCCAAGTAACCTCTTTTAATACTAATACTTTAAATAGCTGACATTTAAAATAGACAGGAGGAACACCAGACCAAGAGCACACGTGATTCATTTGCTTCAGTCATATATCTGGACTGAGCATGCAGCTCTCTAGAAATTGTTGGTTTAAGGAATACAAGTCCTGAAATAAAAGGTAGTTACTAAGGTTTATCAATAGTGTTTCAATGGTTGTACAACAGTATAGGATGCTcaagcacttttttaaaaactttttttgggggggtggcaattaggtttatttatctacttatttattttttaacagaagtactggggatagaacccaggacctcgtgcatgctaagcacgcactctccACCGAGCTGCACTCTACCACACAGCTATATCCTCCTCTGTCAAGTACTTCTATAATAGATCATTTGTGTTTTCTATTCTATGTTTGACATTTAGGCTAAAAATTAGACAAGTTTCTTAGACTAtcacttttacaaaagaaagtttaaattactaagagaaatggaaacttccACAAATGATTagcttttgaaatttaaattattactttcatttacaaataaacatattttcttgGTAGGCAGCTTTAGTGTTCAATTATTCTGATAACCTGACCAgttataatttgatattttaaaaatatatgctaaGTATATTTTACAATAAGTAGACATATATACACAGTGATTAGTATCTTGCCTCGAGCATCCAGGTGATGAGGTGTGCaagcagagataaataaaatgcaagcaGAATAAAACTCCAAAAAACCCCAAGCAAAAGTAATAGGAAGTGGGCAGGGAATCCCACTCTAGGCCAACTGCAACAAGGAATGAAGACAAAACTTAACACTGTTTCTAAGAACACTGTTGGAGTTCTCATTAAAATTGTTAATGAAACACCTCATTAATCTGAATAGTCTCTGGTACACGCTTACTTAGTAAGTGAAAGGTGGTCCTTCAGCATCACTTGAAATATTcttccaacaaaattttttttaaattttcccaagATCCACAAGTTTCTTAAGAAACTGAATTTCTGATTTTGATGATAATTTCAAATAACACAACCTCCACAAACATGCTATTCCACACATTTAAGACTTGgcaaattgtagaatagactacactgtatagcacagggaaatatacacaaaatgttatgataactcacagagaaaaaaatgtgacaatgagtgtgtatatgtccatgaataactgaaaaattgtgctgaacactggaatttgacacaacattgtaaaatgattataaatcaataaaaaatgttaaaaaaaaaaaagaaaaaaaagacttggcaTTTACTTTAGTACTTAATCTAATACCAATTTTATTACCATTTAATTACTTATTATGCATAATTTGGTCTCCCAAATAACATATAACCTGTTGACAATGGGCCACAAGCCCtatataatcatattttaattatctcaaatatatttttgaattgaaTAAGCTATAATTGTTCCGGAATGAGccatttaactttttcttttgaaataatttcagatggacagaaaagacatacaaataattaCTGTATACTCTTTACCTAGATTTTCCAAATTCTAActtcttatattttctgtatCAGAAACCAGCAAGTACTGATTAAGAACATGTCAAAATCGGCTCAATGACTaccacatatatttaaaatgaggataataaaagcaCTCTAGATATATCTACTGATAGTAGGAATAATAAAGactcaaatttaaattaaatataatccTAATTTTGTACCCTTTACTATCTTTCAAAGGtaagtcttttctttcctcatcaaaACAGGAATAAATTCCAGCCCTCAGAGGCTATAGCCTGAATAACTGGTTTAGAAATGCAGAACATCAGGCAAGCCAACAGCCCAGAAGGTAGAGTGGGagtgtgtgtataagtgtgttTATATctgagtgggaggtggggaagaggaggttgGAGTTGGGGAGTTGAGGGAAAGAGGTTAGAAAAGCTCTCACACACATTCAGAGCGGCTCCAGGAGGACAGCTTTGGGCCACATGGAGGCAAACAACATTTACTCTCCAGATTCCATTGCTGGGAGTCAGTGGCCCAGAAGTAGGATCTAGAGAAGGGAAGGATGGAAAATAGGAGGCAGCTGGGTATCGAGCTGCAGAGACAATGCCTAAAGGGGGAGGCCAACTATCGCAACCAAGCTGAGAACTGCTTACTAACTGCATACTGTAAACCAGACACTGTGTTAGACACTTACATTCTCTCAAAACCCACACTAATATAAACAGTATCCCTTTCACTTTATAAGAGGAAATAGGCCAGaggaaatatattatttactCCAGATCACACAGTTACTAAGTGGGCAGAAACAGAATTCAATACCAAATCTAGCCCACTGTAAAAGCCAGAACTCATCACATTATACTATGCCACTTACCGGTGAAGGAATGACACAGTCCAGCTCACAATAAGGGAGAATTTGTATAGAGCAATCTTACAGCACTCAGGGTGTACCTGTGATCATCTGTTTGCTTTGCTTGTGTCCCCTAGACTGGGATCTCTCTGAAGATAGGACTTTATTTCTTATATCTGTCTTCCCAGTACCTAGCACATAATAGATACCAGTTCagccttaatttttttattgaacagTTATGATATGCCAGACTTATAAGACTCTGGGacatggtttcatgggtgtgccTCTAGTGTAGTTACATAAGACCATGTGCTCAGAACAGCACATGGTTTATGCTTTGTTGTCACCATCTTTAAATTCTTAACTTTGTATTTGAACTTTTAGGACAGATAGGACAGTGGAGCATGCGCAGGATCAGAGGAGAGAGGCTCAGAGTGTGTGTCCACCACCATTCCTTggttcccattcatataaagcaTTTATGAAATCCTGTAGGCACAGAATGTTGGGAGTTGATTGAGACTAAAATTCCCTGGATTCCATAGTGGTGGTAGGATGTGCATGCatcaagaagtaaaataaatgcagGCGAGTTAGTTTTGTGCAGTATCCAGTGCTCTAGTAAGAACGGAGTACATATGCCTGAATGAACTACAGAATACGAACTGTGAAATTTCAGTGATTCTGCATACAAGTTAAATGTTCTTATGTTTGTGTTTAAAACTGGCATAGTACAatataaaaaatggtaaaattcatgctaatgatttaaatttaagtattttctttactTAAGTGACAATAAATAGCAAATTAATgttaatagtaataaaatgattaataataaattaataaaatagcatGATTGTTCATGTtactaataattaataataggAAATTAATGCTATTAATTAAAACACCATGACAAGTTGAAAGAGATACTACAGAAGAAAGGTGACAGCTTATATTTTGGTACCTTTAATggcatttttccccctaattttgaGCTAGAGATCCTGCGTTTTCATTTTGTACTGAGCCCCACAGATCACATAGCTCGGCCTGCTCCGGGATATGGCGGTGACTAAGGCATGCGATACCTGTCCTGGAGCTTACAGTATTTCCTAATGCCTACAGGACTAGACTTTCCGCGCCTGGAATTGTTCAATGTTTAGAGCAAACGTGAGTAAAGAGACCAGATTACCTTCTAGGTCTGTCCAATCCCGAGATGACACTTAACTATAAATTAAGACTAGACAGTTTTCCTGGTTTTATCATATGATACAAGTCGTCTGAATCAAGCTAGCTCAACCCTTTTTGTACtactttggggggaaaagtcCCACCGTCACTAAACTAGTTTAAACTTTTATCTTAACACTCATTAACCGTTCAGGGAACTAAGGGcggagaaaacttaaaaaaaaaaaaatccgctgCTGGCATCTCTTGTGACACGTTGACCAACTCCTGGGAGGCCGACCCTTAGTTCGGAGTGAGAGTGAGCCAACAAAACACGTCCGAAGGTGGAGAGGGGCACGGGGGTGCTATGGGGCAACACTGGCTTCCAGTACAAAGGTTACACACTTCGAGTCATGGTCAAAGCACGATCCTTTCCCAAGTTAACACAGAAGAGGTTTCTGAAGGCAAAAGTAGACATAATATGACAGAACACAGCCGGCACCACACACACGGATACGCACACCCCCATCCACCCGGGACCGGGTTTGGAAAGTCAGACGACAGCCCAGCAAAGGCGAGATCCCTGGAAGCGGATCAGGCGGAGTGGCTTGTTTCCTCGCAGTTCACATCATTCCGTTCACTTGACCCCCACAATTCTTTTGTAGTTTGTTGAAACGTTCTTGGCTATTCCACTTACCCGATCGGTTAGGGAAGCGTACACCTGAAGCCTCCACTTGGCTCAGTCAACTCCGCCTCCTCTGGGTTAGGAAGCTCAGGCCCCGCCCACTCTAAATCGCTCCTCCTCTCGCGGCGATCAAAATGGCGCCCCGCGTCTAGCCACCTCCCATCTCTCACTTTCTTCCCGTAGTCAAAGTGTTATCGCGAGATTTCGGCCTCACTATTAGACGGCGCGCGTGACCCGCCCGGTCTTTCCCTCCGCGCTGTTGTAGAGGTCGGTTGTTGGCGTGTGGAGTGCTGCGGTGCCGGGGTTGCTGAATGCGGACTTCCGCGGCCGGAGTTGTGGGCATTGGACACGCAGCTGAGCCCCGTGCAGAGCCCGCGCTGCTTGTGCACGCCGTCTGCCGTCTGGACGGGTAGGAAAGAGGACGTGGCCGTCCCGGCCTTGTGGGCGAGGGAGGGGTTGCTCGTCTAGCTTTTTCTGGGAACCCTGCGTGGCTGGGCGGGATCCCGGGAGCCGCAGAAGTCGGGCCCAGAGGGCGGAGGGCTCGCGGTGGTTGTGGGCCTCGGGCCTAGTGGCTGGACTGCAGCCCGCACGTAAGCGGGGATAGCCTGGGCGTGGCCGGTTGTCTGTGGTGTCGGTGTTCAAACGTATTATAGAAAAGTACACGTTTTCTGAATTAGAGGATAAGTGCGAGGTAAGCGTAACTGACGCCATTTCCCTTGCGCGAAGTTAGGTGCTTCCGGGAGACGGTCGGCCAGGGTCACACAAAGTAGGGGTGAAGGGGTATTGTCAGCGCCGGTAAACTGCACTGTCTCGCCACATGGCCCCTCTGCGCAGAATCTCGGAAGCTGCATTGTAGTAGGAATGCTTTCTAGTTTCCCCCAAAGATTTTTGAGTTAACACCGCTTAAGTTTGATAATGTGCAGATAAcgtttttttaaaatgcagtctcAAATATACCCTCAGTGCTATTGGATCTAGTTTTTGTTGAATTTCTATTTGGGGCACTTGTTTCCTAACTTATTTTTTATACTCTGAATTTTTActgccttcctttttattttgtttacagcggggaggtgattaggtttatttatttggtttttcagtggaggtactggggattgaacccaggacctcatgcatgctaagcatgcgctctaccacccgagctataccctcttccctctTAGATTCCGAATTTTAGAAAACTGCAATAAACTATACACCGTGAAATTACCACGAGTCCATTGGACATTTTGCGAATCTAAGATCTGTGTGACCTTACTGATTTCTGTAATTTGAAAGATACTGCTATTGTggaatttctttgtttctcatttgTCATTACCAAAAATGCTAAACACTAAGAACAGTACCAAAAAATGGAAGAACGGTGGCATCCCCTGTAAGAGATGCACTAGTAAAGCAAGACgtcttttatttattgtttagcCCAAACTGTTGTAAAGTCTTCCaaggagtgttttttttttttttttacaaaaggagACAAAGGGGGCACTGCTGTAGTCTGTAAGTCTATCATTGAAAACCTTGAATTCGGCGCTTTTAAATTAATACCCATACTAGTAAGTAAGTAATTTGCAAAGAGGTTTCACAGTGGTTCTGAAAGCTAGTGCGAATGGTAAGAGGCTGTAAATGAAAATCCCAGGCCAGGAGGTTTGAATTGAGGTGGTGGATTGTAATGGTTAGTTTTCCTGATATATTGAGGCCACACTCTGCCTTCAGTCTTTGTATGcaagtttttccctgttcttCCCATCTGCTGTTGAAAAATGGCTTTTTGGCCATTAATAGTACATTACTATATGGCTAAggataaaattacattttttttattgttgtggaAAGATGTTTGATACTTTTGTCGGAATTACAGTACTCTTCTGGAATCTTGTTCCATTGGATAGATTGAGAAGGTGCAGCTAAAAGAACCCGTGAATAAAATCTCAAGATTTTAGAATTGATCTAAAGTGAACAGTTCCTATGTGAAAATATTAAAGGCCTTGTGTATGATTTTGCCTTAGTTTACATATACTGGCATAACTGTCATGACTACATCAGTAGTTGAATTATTCTGATCCTAGCTGTTTGTGTTGGCATGTATTTGTTCAGGAAAGCTATGTCATATTTACCCAATTTTATATTGTCAGAAATCTGTTCAAAGCAAAGGACAAGTGACAAATAAGACAAGAGAGGAGCTTGGAGAATACATATCAGGAATGGATTCTCTCAACTGTGTAACAGCATCAGAGTCAACTATGGAAATTGAGAATCAAAGgtaggtgcattttttttttttgtatcaacaACCACCAAATTTTTGCTGGAAAAGAGACTAGATGATAATGTTTACTGTATTTGAATtaccaggaaaaaataaatcattctagATAGTGGTGGTAAAGATAATTTTctagaattagaaaagaaaaagaaaacctggttTGCACAGGCCTTCAAagttttaattacttaaaaacaaTGGGATGCATTCTTAACCCAGGGAAACAGGAGTATATTTCCTGGGCCAAATTTGTATCTTCCTGACTAAATCATtctaattttataacaaaataggTATCAGCAGAGAGTCTTGCTTTAAAATTAACTTGTCCTGATACTCCACAAGGATGCTGGCTTGTGTATATGATGGAGGTATCGTTACCTCTTCCATTGATCTCACTGGAAAATCAGATACAGCATTTCTAGTACATTCACATCAGATGTCAGTCCGCTGGGCTGTTCTTACTTAGGGGGCGCTCTAGCAGTCAACAAGGCTGCCTTTGTAGAACTTCTATAGAGGAAGATCAGTGCTGTGGCATCATGGGCCATTTGAGGTGGAGTGGTCAGAACTACGTGGTTGGCTAGTACTGAGCCCATTCTTTTAAATTATCGCCAGCATGTTTTCCTGCTTTGATTTGTAAAAGACAAGTATATTACTGGTAATAAACATTCAGTAATAAAAGGATGCaattaatctttcctttttttctagtgATAACTCTTCCTCTGGTAGCGGTAGCAGCATATTTAAAACTCAGTGTGTTCCCATTCCACCTAAACGGAGGCAAAGAAACGCTGTTAGAAAATTTGTTCGCTTACCTGAAAGTGTTCAGGCAAGAGATTCATCTAGTGACTCATCTATAGAACCAAGACCATTGactttaaaagctatttttgaaagattcaaacaaaagaaaaagaaacgtaaaaagaggaaatataagCCAAAAGGAAGATCAGCGGGAAGACCAAAAGGAAGGAGGAACACTAGAAGGTCACAAATAAGTGAGAAACAAATTAAAGACAAAAGACTTAGTTTCCcatttttagaatcagaaaatggaagaaaagcatCACCTTGGAGAAAAATTTTAACCTTTGAGGTGAGTCGTTTTATATATGCTGATGCATATAGCTGAAGATGTCTGCCACGAGTTGTTGGTCACTTGTAGAATTCAGATATACCTGAACATGCGGTCTGGTAATACTCTCCTATACTGACCATATATACTGAGtcttggaagatttttttcattttctaagtccATGTCTTAAAATATGGTGTTTTTGGTACATAGCAAGCAGTGGCAAGAGGATTTTTTAACTACCTTGAAAAACTGAAGTATGAATACCACCTCAAGGAATCCTTGAAACAGATGAATGTTGGTGaagatttagaaaaagaagacctTGATAGTCGTAGATACAAATACTTGGATGATGAGGGATCTCTCTCTCCTATCGAAGAGTCAGCGTAAGTTGAATCATGGGAATAACTTTGGACATaggttttataaaattaaatgcttttaaattgtaACATTAAAACACCGCTCCATATTACGCTATCAGTTTGTTTGAACTTTGATTTAGTAGTGATGTGAGGGCAGATGAAAAAGGCCATTCAGGTTATTCCACTTGAGCTGTGAGCTCAGCACATTGAGACATGGATTTTGGCGTGTTATACACGAATCATTTTTCTCCGTGATTGGTATTGCTATTCCAGCTGTGTCATGATAGAGGATACTAATTAGGTTATAGAAGATTTTGTCCAAGtgatatgtttttaatattacaGAGCAGAAGATGAGATTGCAACAAATCTTCAACATGATGAATGTGATATTAAGTTGGTGGTAAGTGACATTTTTATCCCACTTATTTTGAGGGCAGCAGTGATAAAGGAAGAATTTTATCTTGTGTTACCGTCcgtatttaatttttgaaaggcTTAATGCTTTTGGTGCAGGAAatgcaagaataaaaataagaattttatggATAATCGATGAGAACATGGACTTCAGTACTTTTGTAAGTTTTAATGTGTGCGTGCTACTGGGATATCAAGTGAGAAAATCAGAAGTTAGTTTGGATTTGTAACATAATCTATATGTAGTCTCCAGTTTAAGTAACCCAGAGTCCAGTTATGTGTAATCACTAAAGGAATTAAATTACTAAATCTAATTCTactaaatgtaatttaaatactaAATGTACTTACTAAAGGAAtgtaattattaaagaaataaagtttcaGTTACTGCTTTTATGCAGGaagataattatttcataatgagTTATGAATTACCAAAGAAGAAGAATGTATGTTTGGAACAAGAGGAAAATACTGAAGAAACTGCTTTGTCTAAAAAGAGAGCATCAAAATCCAAAAAGCACtagacagaagacagaatggcCTGAAAAGGAGATAGGCATGTGAATGCCAGACAAGgtaaacagaacagagaaaaagcaaCTTTTTATAGAAGGAAATGATAACAAATATGAATGTATTTGCCAGCCTaatgataaaaaagaatgtaagaaaacagaacttttgaagaaaatttgTGATACGCCTAAAATagttaattattagaaaaaatattttcaaacagtgaaattatatatgtagaaaaaaaCTGAGGCTGTTAACACCAGAATTCATCACttgttaaataataaacaaagtcctactgcTTTTGCCTAtggtggtttatttctgggtaagAGAACTTAAAGGTGTTATTTGAGCATTGAATCATATACGGAAACTGTCatcctgaaaagaaaatcttagtTGCAGTAATCACTAATGATTGACAACCCACCATCTACTTGGGGTACCTGAagcccctccccccatttttgtCTTATTAAGACAAATTTAGCATGAAATGCTTAGCACTGTCAGAAGAACTTAATTTCCCTTCCTACTACCTGTAATATTTCAGCTATCATTTTTATCATCACCGTGTGTTGCAGATTATGCTGTTTTGTGTACTGCATTTTACGGTAGcacttgtgtttgtttttgttttatttgtggaCAAAGACTTGTAGACAGGTGCAAAAGTAAATCCTCTTTTGCAACCCAGAACTCATTGTTCAGTATGAGTTTTGATACAGACAAGACGGAACAGGATACCTAAAACAGACTCAAGTGATGGGTGTTGAACATAAAGATAGCTTCTGGGACTATAGAACTGGTAATTTAAAAGCATAAGATGAGAAATGATCAGTTACATTGATTTAGTACTCTGACTTTAATGTTCACATGAGACAAACATGGCTTCTTTTTTTAGGCTTTTATCTTGAAAAGTGTCTGGACTTTACAAAAAAGGT
This Camelus ferus isolate YT-003-E chromosome 10, BCGSAC_Cfer_1.0, whole genome shotgun sequence DNA region includes the following protein-coding sequences:
- the TAF1D gene encoding TATA box-binding protein-associated factor RNA polymerase I subunit D isoform X1, encoding MDSLNCVTASESTMEIENQSDNSSSGSGSSIFKTQCVPIPPKRRQRNAVRKFVRLPESVQARDSSSDSSIEPRPLTLKAIFERFKQKKKKRKKRKYKPKGRSAGRPKGRRNTRRSQISEKQIKDKRLSFPFLESENGRKASPWRKILTFEQAVARGFFNYLEKLKYEYHLKESLKQMNVGEDLEKEDLDSRRYKYLDDEGSLSPIEESAAEDEIATNLQHDECDIKLVEDNYFIMSYELPKKKNVCLEQEENTEETALSKKRASKSKKH
- the TAF1D gene encoding TATA box-binding protein-associated factor RNA polymerase I subunit D isoform X3 produces the protein MDSLNCVTASESTMEIENQSDNSSSGSGSSIFKTQCVPIPPKRRQRNAVRKFVRLPESVQARDSSSDSSIEPRPLTLKAIFERFKQKKKKRKKRKYKPKGRSAGRPKGRRNTRRSQISEKQIKDKRLSFPFLESENGRKASPWRKILTFEQAVARGFFNYLEKLKYEYHLKESLKQMNVGEDLEKEDLDSRRYKYLDDEGSLSPIEESAAEDEIATNLQHDECDIKLVEMQE
- the TAF1D gene encoding TATA box-binding protein-associated factor RNA polymerase I subunit D isoform X2; the protein is MDSLNCVTASESTMEIENQSDNSSSGSGSSIFKTQCVPIPPKRRQRNAVRKFVRLPESVQARDSSSDSSIEPRPLTLKAIFERFKQKKKKRKKRKYKPKGRSAGRPKGRRNTRRSQISEKQIKDKRLSFPFLESENGRKASPWRKILTFEQAVARGFFNYLEKLKYEYHLKESLKQMNVGEDLEKEDLDSRRYKYLDDEGSLSPIEESAAEDEIATNLQHDECDIKLVVSDIFIPLILRAAVIKEEFYLVLPSVFNF